A genome region from Natronosalvus rutilus includes the following:
- a CDS encoding radical SAM protein gives MSQPTPEVYEQGKGMDAHNQVMREVRSRKEKSYDPHEPTRVWLDEDNTPNGVRESLTIILNTGGCRWARAGGCTMCGYVAESVDGGTVPHEALMDQIQVCLDHEADEADEPAPLIKIYTSGSFLDEREVSAESRKAIAETFGDRERIVLESLPDFVDREKIGDFTQYGLQTDVAIGLETATDRVRRDCVNKYFDFEAFEAACAEAVAADEAGGAGSEGDVESGAAGSEAGSGGETGSTGETDSTGGAGIKAYLLMKPPFLTESEALEDMVASVERCLAVDGCHTVSMNPCNVQRYTMVDDLYFQDGYRPPWLWSVAAVLERTADVAGIVVSDPVGHGTDRGAHNCGECDDLVQKAIKDFDLRQDPSVFEQVSCECEATWEAVLDLETGFNQPLTR, from the coding sequence ATGAGCCAGCCGACGCCCGAGGTCTACGAGCAGGGCAAGGGCATGGACGCCCACAACCAGGTGATGCGCGAGGTTCGCTCGCGAAAGGAGAAGAGCTACGACCCTCACGAACCGACGCGGGTCTGGCTCGACGAGGACAATACGCCCAACGGCGTCAGAGAGAGTCTAACGATCATCCTCAACACCGGCGGCTGTCGCTGGGCGCGGGCGGGCGGCTGTACGATGTGTGGCTACGTCGCCGAGAGTGTCGACGGCGGGACGGTTCCCCACGAGGCGCTGATGGACCAGATTCAGGTCTGTCTGGATCACGAAGCCGACGAGGCCGACGAGCCAGCACCGCTGATCAAGATCTACACCTCCGGGTCGTTCCTCGACGAGCGCGAGGTGAGCGCCGAGTCCCGGAAGGCCATCGCCGAAACCTTCGGCGACCGCGAGCGGATCGTCCTCGAGTCCCTGCCCGACTTCGTCGACCGCGAGAAGATCGGCGACTTCACGCAGTACGGCCTCCAGACCGACGTGGCGATCGGCCTCGAGACGGCGACCGATCGGGTTCGCCGCGATTGCGTGAACAAGTACTTCGACTTCGAGGCGTTCGAGGCGGCCTGTGCGGAGGCGGTCGCGGCGGACGAAGCCGGTGGCGCCGGTTCCGAGGGCGACGTCGAGTCTGGCGCTGCAGGCAGCGAAGCCGGCAGTGGAGGCGAAACTGGCAGCACAGGCGAAACTGACAGCACAGGCGGCGCCGGCATCAAAGCCTACCTCCTCATGAAACCCCCCTTCCTCACCGAATCGGAGGCCCTCGAGGACATGGTCGCCTCCGTCGAACGCTGCCTGGCCGTCGACGGCTGTCACACCGTCTCGATGAACCCCTGCAACGTCCAGCGCTACACCATGGTCGACGACCTCTACTTTCAGGATGGCTACCGCCCGCCGTGGCTCTGGTCGGTCGCCGCCGTCCTCGAGCGGACGGCCGACGTGGCGGGCATCGTCGTCTCCGACCCGGTCGGCCACGGCACCGACCGCGGCGCCCACAACTGCGGGGAGTGCGACGACCTCGTCCAGAAGGCGATCAAGGACTTCGATCTGCGACAGGACCCGT
- the prf1 gene encoding peptide chain release factor aRF-1 has product MSQEGEQASSDRKKYEFRKVIEDLDNYEGSGTQLVTIYVPEDRQVSDVVAHVTQEHSEAANIKSKQTRTNVQDALKSIKDRLRYYDTYPPENGMVLFSGAVDSGGGQTEMITRVLESPPDPVESFRYHCDSNFLTDPLEYMLEDHGLYGLIVLDRREANVGWLKGKRIEPVKSASSLVPGKQRKGGQSAQRFARLRLEAIDNFYQEVAGMANDLFVPKRHELDGVLVGGPSPTKDEFLDGDYLHHEIQDTVLGKFDVSYTDESGLKDLVDNASDALADAEVMKDKKHMERFFKELHSGELATYGFDQTRRNLVMGSVETLLISEDLRKDVVTFDCEACGNTDYDLIDRRKATPSHECSECGTAVEATDEDREDAIEHLITIAEQRGTETKFISSDFEKGEQLYNAFGGIAGILRYDTGI; this is encoded by the coding sequence ATGAGTCAGGAGGGAGAGCAGGCCAGTTCCGACCGGAAAAAATACGAGTTCCGGAAGGTTATCGAAGACCTCGACAACTACGAGGGGTCGGGCACACAACTCGTAACGATCTACGTCCCCGAGGACCGCCAGGTCAGCGACGTCGTCGCCCACGTCACCCAGGAGCACAGCGAGGCGGCGAACATCAAGTCCAAGCAGACCCGGACGAACGTGCAGGACGCCCTCAAGAGCATCAAGGATCGGCTCCGCTACTACGACACGTACCCGCCCGAGAACGGTATGGTGCTGTTCTCGGGCGCCGTCGACTCCGGCGGTGGCCAGACAGAGATGATCACGCGCGTCCTCGAGAGCCCACCGGATCCCGTCGAGTCCTTCCGCTACCACTGCGACTCGAACTTCCTGACAGATCCGCTCGAGTACATGCTCGAGGACCACGGCCTCTACGGGCTGATCGTCCTCGACCGCCGAGAGGCCAACGTCGGCTGGCTGAAGGGCAAGCGCATCGAACCCGTCAAGTCCGCCTCCTCGCTCGTTCCCGGCAAGCAGCGGAAAGGTGGCCAGTCCGCCCAGCGATTCGCCCGCCTGCGCCTCGAGGCCATCGACAACTTCTACCAGGAGGTCGCGGGGATGGCCAACGACCTGTTCGTCCCCAAGCGTCACGAACTCGACGGTGTCCTGGTCGGCGGTCCCTCCCCGACGAAAGACGAGTTCCTCGACGGCGACTACCTCCACCACGAGATCCAGGATACGGTACTCGGAAAATTCGACGTCTCCTACACCGACGAGTCCGGCCTGAAGGACCTGGTCGACAACGCCTCCGACGCCCTGGCCGACGCAGAGGTGATGAAGGACAAGAAGCACATGGAACGCTTCTTCAAGGAACTCCACAGTGGGGAACTCGCCACCTACGGGTTCGACCAGACTCGGCGCAACCTCGTGATGGGGTCGGTCGAGACCCTCCTGATCAGCGAGGACCTCCGAAAAGACGTCGTCACCTTCGACTGCGAGGCCTGTGGCAACACCGACTACGACCTGATCGACCGCCGGAAGGCCACGCCCTCTCACGAGTGCAGCGAGTGTGGCACCGCGGTCGAGGCCACGGACGAAGACCGCGAGGACGCTATTGAGCACCTCATCACCATCGCCGAACAGCGCGGCACCGAGACCAAGTTCATCTCGAGTGACTTCGAGAAGGGCGAACAGCTCTACAACGCCTTCGGCGGCATTGCGGGCATCCTCCGGTACGATACGGGCATCTAG
- a CDS encoding helix-turn-helix transcriptional regulator: MTAPSPAEPLEVVSRRHPLLAALEAGPRPKGDLLDAVDCSSSTLDRAIRELETCHFLERRDGSVRLTTAGRLALEEYRRSQRALESITAASHVLQFAPPDAPLSMAVLEEATIHEPSSHAPNAPVERIADCMRDADRAWALGATERTPQFRRILNEQTTDGDLAVEVVLTDDLLSFLLEAHTNALERFLEVDAFEAATIEEIPYGLAVLETPTKPYTFVTLTNEGDVQGVIENDSQAAYEWGRELFQQVRSAATALQPPE; this comes from the coding sequence ATGACCGCACCGTCGCCCGCCGAACCGCTCGAGGTGGTGTCCCGCCGTCACCCGCTGCTGGCAGCACTCGAGGCGGGGCCGCGGCCGAAAGGCGACCTCCTGGACGCCGTCGACTGCTCGTCCTCCACGCTCGACCGCGCCATTCGCGAACTCGAGACCTGCCACTTCCTCGAGCGTCGCGACGGGTCGGTACGGCTGACCACGGCAGGTCGACTCGCGCTCGAGGAGTACCGGCGGAGCCAGCGAGCGCTCGAGTCCATCACGGCGGCCAGTCACGTCCTGCAGTTTGCCCCGCCCGACGCGCCGCTGTCGATGGCGGTCCTGGAGGAGGCGACGATCCACGAACCCAGTTCGCACGCGCCGAACGCGCCGGTCGAACGGATCGCCGACTGCATGCGAGACGCCGACCGCGCCTGGGCGCTCGGTGCGACCGAACGCACGCCGCAGTTTCGTCGCATCCTCAACGAGCAAACGACCGACGGCGACCTCGCGGTCGAGGTCGTTCTGACGGACGACCTCCTGTCGTTTCTCCTCGAGGCCCACACGAACGCCCTCGAACGTTTCCTCGAGGTCGATGCGTTCGAAGCGGCGACGATCGAGGAGATTCCGTACGGGCTGGCGGTACTCGAGACGCCGACGAAGCCGTACACGTTCGTCACTCTCACGAACGAGGGGGACGTCCAGGGGGTCATCGAGAACGACTCGCAGGCGGCCTACGAGTGGGGGCGCGAGCTGTTTCAGCAGGTTCGTTCTGCGGCGACGGCGCTACAGCCGCCGGAGTAG
- a CDS encoding rubrerythrin-like domain-containing protein, translating to MPHDQDVEGENDPESLSTYECLRCGTVVESKTHPGTCDCGGEFQNRAKSLE from the coding sequence ATGCCCCACGATCAGGACGTCGAAGGCGAGAACGATCCGGAGTCTCTCTCGACGTACGAGTGTCTCCGCTGCGGTACCGTCGTCGAGTCGAAGACGCATCCCGGAACGTGTGACTGTGGCGGTGAGTTCCAGAACCGGGCGAAGTCGCTCGAGTAG
- a CDS encoding DUF6276 family protein: MNCSCDVDPITFVVSPSLRAYAPEEADAAAICPRCLRVEPSSSGAGDPDFSRVSTSFPSGDAGIALALAIGLCDSLATNRTKLEDALETVERHGADPLLAIDRVLAEPTVEPAVDLERRRHQLEQLLY, from the coding sequence ATGAACTGCTCCTGTGACGTCGATCCGATCACCTTCGTGGTTTCGCCCTCGCTTCGAGCCTATGCTCCCGAGGAGGCCGACGCGGCGGCGATCTGTCCGCGCTGCCTTCGCGTCGAGCCCTCCAGTTCCGGGGCGGGCGATCCCGACTTCTCGCGCGTGAGTACTTCGTTTCCGTCGGGCGACGCGGGAATCGCACTGGCGCTCGCGATCGGGCTCTGTGACTCGCTGGCGACGAACCGCACGAAACTCGAGGACGCCCTCGAGACGGTCGAGCGTCACGGGGCCGACCCGCTGCTCGCTATCGATCGGGTGCTCGCTGAACCCACGGTGGAACCGGCGGTCGACCTCGAGCGCCGTCGTCACCAGCTCGAACAGTTACTCTACTGA